The Panicum hallii strain FIL2 chromosome 5, PHallii_v3.1, whole genome shotgun sequence genome contains the following window.
AGTCGAAGTAGTTAGGACGAAACAGCCTCAAGCGGAGCAAGTGAATTATCCTgtgttctttttcctttttttcggTTACTAGTGAATACTTGAGGTATTAGAAACGTATCCACTGTACTTGTTTCGTAGTATTGTTTGTCAGATACTCAGATCTCTCCGGGTATGTGTAGGTATAGCATAGCACCCAACGCGGACTTTATTTTGGGCTCTTGATAATGGTGTTGAGTTCCTTTGGTTCCTGATTAGGTATTCCTTTTCTGGCTTGTAAAATGTGACCAATTTTACATGAATTTTACTAAGCCTGATCTGCAGCGTCCTAATGCCAATTTGGCCCATAAAAGCCCACCCAAAATAAGAGGggcaaaaagaagaagaaaaaaggaGGAGCGACACCGACCGACAGGCGTGCGGAGTTGCTGGCTCCTCCATCCACGAAGGTCGTACGCGTATTTCTTGGTAAGACATTGCCATCTGCCACCGGTTCTCCATCATGTGGCTGCCGCTCCAAATCATTGCGGCCGCGTCGCGGCGACCGACCGATCCTGATCGACGCGCGAGAGGTGGGGATCCATGCAAATCTCAACGATATGTGGCCGCCCCGGGCCTTTTGACAAAACGTAGGGCGCGGAATAATTGAGCCACGAATAAAATTAGCACCGCTAATCATTGCACTTGTGCTCATAACTGAGCCTGAAGAGTCTTAAGCAACCAGTGAGCAACTTTACAGCCCCGTGCCCTTTATATCCTTGCAGTGCAAGGGCAGCAACTGGACTGGACATTGGCCTGCTCCAAAAAGAGCAGTAAGAGAGCATTGTAAGGCACTGTTAGTATTTAACCAGAGGATGCCAGGAACCAAACTTTCTGTATATTCTTCACTGGAAAGAAGAGGATTCATTTACTTATCTCCTGAAAGAATGCAAAATTTATTCCGGTGGGGAACAAGAATTGCCTCAGGGAGGaggaacaaaaaaaaagaatcatGTAAAAGAGATAATTACATGTAAAGAATGGCCAAAAAAGAATGTTAATGATCTTGTACCGAATCTGTTTACAAATCTCTTCGGCTTCTCCAGCTGGTTTGGCTCAACTCGTCGCTACAGTCCCGGCTGCCGAATTCCCTCAGCTGGAACAGTCTAATCTCCTCCGACTGCGGCTCTAAGAACACCTCGCTGCGGCCGGGTTGAAGGCCATTGTTCAAGTTAGAGTCTGCTAAACTATCTAGTGCTCTAACCACCTGGGAGATGAGGACACTCGGTCACATTTTGGTCCTTTGTTGTCGGTCATTCAGAAATGGGGAGAAAATGCTGAAAGGTATGTTACCTGCCCCATCCGCGGTCTCATCGCTGCAGAATGACGAATGCATGCAGCTGCAGCTCCTATCATATGAAACATCTCGTTTTCATCGAATCTGTTTTCCATCCTTGGGTCGGGAAGGTCCCCAAATTCCCGATGctcgattgccttcagcagaaGGGGGCGAGCCTGAAAATTTTCCAGCAGCACGAAGTTTTGAGTTAAGATCATAAAAACTCATCGGGCAAAAATAGTCACCATGGTATCCGTTACAACCTGTCTCAATGATTGGATATGGCATTCCTATTCTTCATTTAAATAGACGTAGCAACTTTCCAACTATTTCAAACAACTATGGATTAGAAACCAGCATCTTTTATTATGCACACAATATATGAAGCTAACATGAAACCCTTAACTCCGGAAGATGGCCAGAAGGAATGTTTATATCAATTAGGTGTCATTTGTGTAACGTATCAGCTCCTTGCATGATCACAACAGTTATTATATGATAATTCACGTCTTTGCTTTGGTCCTGCGTCAAGCTGCTTGAGTCATTGCCAAGTTCACATCTAAGATTCTTTCATGCGGAGCCGCAGTATGAAGACTGCATTCAATAAGTCCCTAGCACTCTATAGCCACTTTTTGTGTGCCACTCTGGAAGAATAATCAGGTTGCCTACTTTTATTAAAGCTACAATCCCTGGAACTTTTAGCAACTGGATTCCCTCCAGATCACTCTCTTGGTCGACATGCTATGCAAATGGGACCAATGAAAGGATTAAACATCTTATGCACAGCCACAGCCAGAAGCAATGCCCATGTCACGAAAGAAAACCAGGGGTCATTCAGCTTCTAAGGGAAAAGAATAAACTAGCGAAAGCATCAGCAGAGCTTAATGCTTTAGCTACAGCATGATAGAACTGAAAAGACATTCCACCTCAACTTATTGTATATTAGTCAACATACTGTGGAACAGGAAATCAACAGCCAAAGCTTGAAGAAGTGTAGACATATCCATTGGAGTTTCACAACACAATCATGTTATTTATTAGTAGATCTCTATCTCATGACTATGAATATCATGCACTTGTAAGATGCCCTCAATCAAACATATATAGGTTAAAAAACTGAAAATCGACGCACCCTTTAGGACCTCACATCAGCGAGACAGCGACAAACAATAAATCCATACATTATTAAGAAAAATGAACTCACCCATTCGACCAGACTTTCATCTCCCAATGGCTGAGAAGCATCAACAGGTTTTCTTCCTGTAATAAGCTCCAAAAGAACTACTCCAAAAGAATATACATCAGATTTTGCTGTCAACTTCCCTGACAATGCATACTCTGGAGCCAAATACCTGCAGAGGATATATAATAGTTATGTAAGCTACACTAGAATTTGGGCACAGATTAACCAATAAACTCTGAGATTTGCAAGATGGTGTGGATTTGCTTGAATAATTACCCAAATGTCCCCATGACACGTGTGGTGACATGTGTATTGGAATCAGCCGCTAACCTTGCAAGCCCAAAATCAGAAACCTGGACAGTTTCAGATAACAAATTTAGACAACAAACATGATCAGAATATCACACTAGAACATGAAATTGTAGATTTATGAGTCATACACCAAATAACAGCATACCTGAGCTTCAAAGTTGTTATCCAACAAAATATTGGATGATTTAATATCTCTATGTATAATACGTGGATGACCTGATGAACGAAAACAGACAAATGCTAAGAAAACTATCGAAGATTAGGGGACCTCTGAAAAAATAGTTTAGCAAAAATATTACAATCTTCATGCAGGTAAGCAATTCCTCGGGCTGCTCCAGCTGCAATCTTAACCCTTGTCCGCCAATCAAGCGCTGCTTCACTTACTGCAGTTTTGAGACGTAATGATTGATGATCATATAAGTGATGAATAATTAGAGTGTGCTAATGAATGTGACATTAAATAAAAGTTAGAAGACAATAGATCCGAAGGAAATATGTTCTCACCATGGAGGTGGTAATAAAGTGTGTTGTTGGGAACAAAATCATAAACAAGCATCCGCTGGCCATCCGCAATGCAATAGCCTACTAACGAAACCAAATGTCTATGATGTACTCTGCTGATAGTATCAACTTCAGCCTTGAACTCACGCTCGCCTTGCCCATTCCCGACTTTGAGCTTCTTGACAGCTACAGGGCGACCATCCGGCAAAATGCCCTTAAACACACACCCAAATCCACCTTCTCCCAAAAGGTTCTCCTCTGCAAAGTCATCTGTGATTGCTGCCAAATTCTCTGGCGTGAACAGCATATGGGAATACCCAATCCCAGAGTCAGCCGGGGAGTACGGAAAACCATGGCTTCCAGTACTGTACCTCATGAAAGGATACCCTGGTGACCTTAAGTAGAACCCGTCTGACCAAGACAAACAATTAGCATAAGCTTGATGCCATAAATTGGGAAATGCGTAAAACAATCCAGTGTTTATGCTCTTACCTGATGCTAGTGAGGATCCGGCTGAAGATGGAATGTAGttgggcggtggaggaggagctggttGCTGTGTGGGTAATGTCGCCGGAGGCTCTATCCGCCGGCGCTTTTTCTTGACGAACCAAATGGTGGCGCCAATAAAGCTGAGCATAGCAAGACCAGCAAGTGCTACAATGGTGGTGGCCGCCTCCCTCGATATCTCAATGTTCTTGCCGCTGCCACTGGCTGCATGGGTCGAGTTCGAATGCGACTTTGGGGGCGACCGTGGCGTGTAATGTGGCTTGACGTGATAGTGCGGAGGCGGTGGAGAGACGGTTCTCGGCGGGGGTGGCGAATGGGCAGCAACACGCGCGGGGGCTGGAGCTTGTGCAGCTGGAGCAGGTGACGGCGATGGTGAGTTGGATGGAGCGGGTGATGGCGGCGAGAcggcgggaggcggcggtgggggaaGTGACGGCGGTGGCGGTGATGGGTATACACGGGGCTGAACGCGCGGTTGGTCCGACGCCAGCGGAGGAGGCGGGGCTTGAGGCGGCGACGGGGGTGGTGACGGCGACGGCGATGGCGGAAGCGACGGAGGGGGAGCGTCAGGCGGGGGAGGCGACAATGCCGGCGTCGGCGGCAATGGTGttggcggcggtggcgatgACGGAAATGGCTCCGGTGGAGGGGTCGCCGGAGGTGGGCTGCTTACCGGAGGAGGCGACGCCGCCGGAGGCGAAGAATGGTAAGACGCCGAGACCGGCGGCGCCGAAGCGGACGACGAGTACGGACAGCCCGGCGGCCGCGGAGCCGGCTGCGCTTGCGGCTGGCCGTAGTCCCCCTGCGGCGCGACGTGGTACGCCGCCGCCTGCAGCGGCTGCTGCGGTGGCAGGAAGGGATCGACGTGCCCGTAGCCCATCGGCGCCACCGCCCGCAAGAAGCTCCACAGCAGCAGCGACCGTTGCCCGCGCAGGCAGGGGATCTGCAGGTCCGCGCCGTCGGCCAGATCTCCCACCCGCCGCGCGCAGTCGGCGGCCTCGAGCGCACCGCTGGCGACGGAGCCCGCCGCGCCCTCCCGGAGCCTCGCGGGGCAGCGACAGGCGGCGCCTCAAGATCCGGGCCTCCCCGCGCgagcggcgtcggcggcgcgcgccagatcacgcGGCGCTGGACCGAGGCCGCCCGCCAATGGGCGCAGCGCCACCGACCGAAGGCGACCAGCAGCCGCAGGCCGAAGGACGCCGAGATCCGAGCCtcccccggcggcggcgagccctCCCGCCCAATGCAGCGcaatgcagcagcagcagctggctTGTCTCCCTCAGCAGCTTCGCCGAGCTCGTCTCCTGGCTCCCCCCTGTCCGCCTGCCTGCCTGACCTGCCTTGGTGTCCGGGGTTGGACAGTAGAGGAGGGAGGAGTATaattttctctctctctcgctcctTTTTCCCACgaaaaaaaatgaattttttTTCCTCTTTGGTGTGTGCGAGGGGTTGGTGCGAAGTCTATGGGGGATAGCTGGACTGAGAAGAGCGCGCAGTGCAGCTACAGCGGCATCGGGAGTTGGGGGGCGAGGGGAAAACGCTAAAAATATCCGGTGGTATTTCTCGTGCATGTTGTCGCTAGTGGCTCCGCACCCACCGCTGGCTCGCCGTCCGCGTCCGCGTCCCGTctcgcggggcggcggggcggtggTGTCTGGTGTGGTGGAAACTGGAAACCGTGGGAGCGAGCAAGCGGCAGGAACTCCGAACCCGCCTCGGCCGCGCCCCGTGTTGATGGCGCCGCGGGCTGTTCGCCGGGGGCAAACGAGCCGAACAAGTTGCGGGTTTGTTTGGTTGCTCGCGGCGCGGGAGAGCTCGAGCTCGAGCTCATCctgtagcgcgagggccatgggTTCGTTCATAGTTCACGGCGTACGATGGATGACGGTGAGAGAGGGGGTAACGCTGCTGCTGCCTGGATTGTGGTGGGCTACGTGGAGTTTGGTTTTTAAAAAAGGGTCCAGCCTCGCGGTGTTTTCGTTTGAGGTGAGGTGGGTCCCGCCGGGGATCTTTGGATTTTGGGTGCCTTTTGATGGCTAGGTTGGATTGGATGGCTGTGGTTTTTTTTCTTTGAAACACCATTTGGctttaaaaaaaatcatggaTATGGATTTGATGATTGTGTTAGTTATTTTCGCGGTCATTTTGGTGTGAACCAGTAACGGCGACATGAGTTTGCATGCAATAAACATGAACTTCTGGTGTCATTATTAGACTTAAAATCTAAAATTCTAGCAAATCTACGAAACATACTGCTTTCAGAAAAACCTTTTTTCAAAATCTATATTTAGAATTGACTTATCTTGTCCTTTTTTGGAAAAAGATTATTAAGACTAGGATGTTTTATTGATAAAAATATCATTCTGGTTAGATCGTAGTTATTACAATGTAAAAGCAAAGTTAATGTGGACGGTAACTTCAAACACGGAGTATAAAAATCATGTGATTTATTTTATAAGTTGGCTTCCACCATTTTATGTGACTACACTCTGTTCTTTATCCTCTAAAGATGATTGCTGAGTCATGCGTGACATTCTGGATCCCATTGCATTTCCCTCTTTCGGATTGTTCGGTGTATGACGTGACCTCGCCTTGCCCGTGCAGTACGTTCTTGGGCTGCTGTGTGAATTCTAAACTCACCGAAACAAAAGGAAAGAGATCATCCAGTAGATATTCCCCCTTTCCCACCGTACGAATCACCATGACATCGACAGACCGGACCAGGCCATCGTACCATTCGTCCCCTGACCCGCAGCGCCTCAGACCTGCCAAACAATACCTcctgagtttttttttttgataagtATCTTCTGAGTTTGAAACTGCCATTCGTATCTACAGGCACTGTGAGAGTGTTTAGAAGATGCTGACGGTACTATTAAAAAACCGGAGCACGTCGCCCGGCTTCGACCACCGAACTAAAGATCCATTTGAAGAGGTGCCTTAGTACAGACTTCCTCTTAAAAAAAGTATAAATTTACAGGCATAAACGAAGCCTCTCTGTATGTTCAGCAAGTGCCTACTCTACACTCCATATAAAAGCATTGTCTTGGTTTCTGCCAGCCTCGGTTAGATTAAATAGAACTCAAACCGTGCATGCCCTACCACCAAATCAAGATACGAATAAATCTCGCCTCTATCATATGGTACATCATACACCGTGTGAAAGGAACACGTATTTTCTACAGCCTTTTTGAAAGCAGCATGTCAATGGTTTTCTTTAGCAGAAAGGCGTGCCACCGTCAGTAGGAGTGCATAATACATTCTGGCCCAAATTAAAGGACCCGGTGTCGTCAAGAGAACCACACTGTATTCCGAAACTCAGCACCTAAGACTAAGAAGAGAACAATATTCCTCATATATTACTCGATTCCTTccattaaaaaaataaaaatatattagcGTATATTTCGAGCTGATTGGATACTTGTCCGCGATGTGTTTAGCTACGGAGTACTCCTTCCGTTCTAATATATAAGCCGTAACCACTTTTTACTCATATTCTATAATATAAGACGCTCTCTCTATATGCACGTACATCGATACAGTAATACTGTTGTTAGTATTTAGTAATACTATCGTTGATAGAGAGAATTAAATACGTTTCTCGGTCTTTAAACCAGAGGTGATTACGTTTTATATAccaggacggagggagtactagTTTAGTTTAGTAGCTACACCAACGGCATATCGAACAATCACGCGTGCAATGTAGGGGATGCAAAGCTACTAGCTGCAGGTACAAACAATGTACCCGAGCTGAAAGGGAATAATGAGCAAACAGCAAGCAGAACAACTACGGAGGAAACAAAAGCGTGGTCACCAGGGCCCCCGGTGGAGCCCCAGGCAGCGATGTGGCGACCCCGATGGACGGCCGTTTTACTTGGCGAACCAAAGCCAAGGGAGCGGACGCCCCCGAGTCCCCGACCGCCACCAAAAACCGCGTCCATTTCTGACCGTGGCCCGCATGCCGCATCGCAGTGCCAGTACAGCACTCAGTAGTCACCAGTCACCACGGTTGCTAGCCAGCCAGGTGAGGCTGAGCTGAGCTGACCGCCGCCGGATTCCCAGGACTGGAGCTGGAGGCGAATCGAGCAACGCGTGCGGATCGAAGGAAGGAAAGAGGTCAACGCGCCGTCGATCCATTCTTGTTCCTGAGCGAGGACGTCATCAGGCAGGTTGTTGCTGCCCAATGCCCATGGGATTCCCTCCCCGCCCCGGCTCGCTTCACGTTCTCCCCACCCTACCAACCAATACCTTTTCATCTCCTCGGATGCCATCACCTGCACCGGCTTGCTTGCGTAAGGCTGGACTGGAAACCATGGGCGCCTTGCGATAACATTACACTAACACTCTTTCATGCTCTCTCTAGCGGTCTAGCCTGGGAACCGCGCCTCGGAGCAGCCTTCTTGAAACACTGGACAAGTGTAGTGCGGTGCAGCACCGgcagtgctgctgctgccgctgcatGCTTCACTAGCATGCATGTCAAATTGTCAACCAAAGCATTCTTTATTCAGACCTTTCCTGCTCCTTTTTTTAAGGAAAATCTACTTCATTTTTTTATCCTACTAAAGCCTTTCATCCTTTTTATCGCTCTGAGTTCAATG
Protein-coding sequences here:
- the LOC112893348 gene encoding proline-rich receptor-like protein kinase PERK8; its protein translation is MGYGHVDPFLPPQQPLQAAAYHVAPQGDYGQPQAQPAPRPPGCPYSSSASAPPVSASYHSSPPAASPPPVSSPPPATPPPEPFPSSPPPPTPLPPTPALSPPPPDAPPPSLPPSPSPSPPPSPPQAPPPPLASDQPRVQPRVYPSPPPPSLPPPPPPAVSPPSPAPSNSPSPSPAPAAQAPAPARVAAHSPPPPRTVSPPPPHYHVKPHYTPRSPPKSHSNSTHAASGSGKNIEISREAATTIVALAGLAMLSFIGATIWFVKKKRRRIEPPATLPTQQPAPPPPPNYIPSSAGSSLASDGFYLRSPGYPFMRYSTGSHGFPYSPADSGIGYSHMLFTPENLAAITDDFAEENLLGEGGFGCVFKGILPDGRPVAVKKLKVGNGQGEREFKAEVDTISRVHHRHLVSLVGYCIADGQRMLVYDFVPNNTLYYHLHVSEAALDWRTRVKIAAGAARGIAYLHEDCHPRIIHRDIKSSNILLDNNFEAQVSDFGLARLAADSNTHVTTRVMGTFGYLAPEYALSGKLTAKSDVYSFGVVLLELITGRKPVDASQPLGDESLVEWARPLLLKAIEHREFGDLPDPRMENRFDENEMFHMIGAAAACIRHSAAMRPRMGQVVRALDSLADSNLNNGLQPGRSEVFLEPQSEEIRLFQLREFGSRDCSDELSQTSWRSRRDL